In Pseudomonas fakonensis, one DNA window encodes the following:
- a CDS encoding aldo/keto reductase, which produces MSLPTLHDYHRALGSTGLRVSPLGLGTVKLGRDQGVKYPNGFTIPDDDAARLLLGQARELGINLLDTAPAYGRSEERLGPLLRGQRDEWVIVSKVGEEFVNGLSHFDFSAAHTRRSVERSLKRLQTDRIELVLVHSDGNDLHILEQEGVYQTLAALKQEGKILGYGFSGKTVAGGLKALEQGDCAMVTYNLNEQAERPVLDYAAEHGKAILVKKALASGHACLAPGVDPVQASFELLFAHPGVSSAIVGTINPVHLAHNVATVARILGRP; this is translated from the coding sequence ATGAGCCTGCCGACCCTGCACGACTACCACCGCGCCCTCGGCAGCACCGGCCTGCGCGTCTCCCCCCTGGGCCTGGGCACCGTCAAGCTGGGCCGCGACCAGGGCGTGAAATACCCCAACGGCTTCACCATCCCCGATGACGACGCCGCGCGCCTGCTGCTGGGCCAGGCGCGCGAGCTTGGCATCAACCTGCTCGACACCGCACCCGCCTATGGCCGCAGCGAAGAGCGCCTGGGCCCGCTGCTGCGCGGCCAGCGTGATGAATGGGTGATCGTCAGCAAGGTAGGTGAAGAGTTCGTCAACGGCCTCTCGCACTTCGACTTCAGCGCCGCCCACACCCGCCGCTCAGTGGAACGCAGCCTCAAGCGCCTGCAAACCGACCGCATCGAACTGGTGCTGGTGCACTCCGACGGCAATGACCTGCACATCCTCGAGCAGGAAGGCGTGTACCAAACCCTCGCCGCCCTCAAGCAGGAAGGCAAGATCCTCGGCTATGGTTTCTCCGGCAAGACTGTCGCTGGCGGCCTGAAAGCCCTGGAGCAGGGCGACTGCGCCATGGTCACCTACAACCTGAACGAGCAGGCGGAGCGCCCGGTGCTGGACTACGCTGCCGAGCACGGCAAGGCCATCCTGGTGAAGAAGGCCCTGGCCAGCGGTCATGCCTGCCTGGCCCCTGGGGTTGACCCGGTGCAGGCCAGTTTCGAATTGCTGTTTGCCCACCCGGGCGTGAGCAGTGCCATCGTCGGCACCATCAACCCGGTACACCTGGCCCACAACGTGGCCACCGTCGCCCGCATCCTGGGCCGCCCCTGA
- a CDS encoding DMT family transporter → MNAYTYLAIAICAEVIATASMKAVKGLSTPLPLLLMVCGYGVAFWMLTLVVRSIPVGIAYAIWSGLGIVLISVAALVIYGQKLDLPAMFGMAMIVGGVVVIQVFSNTAGH, encoded by the coding sequence ATGAACGCCTATACCTATCTCGCCATCGCCATCTGCGCCGAAGTCATCGCCACTGCCTCCATGAAGGCGGTCAAGGGCCTGAGCACGCCGTTGCCGCTGCTGTTGATGGTGTGCGGTTACGGGGTGGCGTTCTGGATGCTCACCCTGGTGGTACGCAGCATCCCGGTGGGTATCGCCTATGCCATCTGGTCGGGGCTGGGCATCGTGCTGATCAGCGTGGCCGCACTGGTGATCTATGGCCAGAAACTCGACCTGCCGGCCATGTTCGGCATGGCCATGATCGTTGGCGGCGTGGTGGTGATCCAGGTGTTTTCCAATACTGCCGGGCATTGA
- a CDS encoding TolC family outer membrane protein yields MLRKLSLAIAVSCASNAVAWAADAPTTVRTDLVSVYQEAVDNNADLAAARADYGARREVVPQARAGLLPNLSAGADMMNTRTKLDEPSITSNRSGNSWSATLAQPIFRADRWFQLQAAEAVNEQAALELSATEQNLILQTAENYFSVLRAQDNLASTKAEEAAFKRQLDQSNERFDVGLSDKTDVLQSQASYDTARANRIIAERQVQDAFEALITLTNRQYSSIQGVVHTLPVQVPTPNDAKAWVETAGRQNLNLLATNHAVTAAEETLRQRKAGHAPTLDAVAKYQKGDNDNLGFTNPSANGVRYGGDVEQTSVGLQLNIPIYSGGLTSSQVREAYARLSQSEQQRESLRRQVVENTRNLHRAVNTDVEQVQARKQSIISNQSALEATEIGYQVGTRNIVDVLDAQRQLYTSVRDYNNSRYDYILDNLRLKQAAGTLSPQDLQDLGRYLKADYNPDKDFLPPDLAAAAAKNFERRP; encoded by the coding sequence ATGCTGCGCAAACTCTCACTGGCGATTGCCGTGTCTTGTGCGTCCAACGCAGTAGCCTGGGCAGCGGATGCGCCCACCACGGTCCGCACCGACCTGGTCAGCGTCTACCAGGAAGCGGTCGACAACAACGCCGACCTGGCCGCCGCCCGCGCCGACTACGGCGCCCGCCGCGAAGTGGTGCCCCAGGCCCGCGCCGGGCTGTTGCCCAACCTTTCGGCCGGCGCCGACATGATGAACACCCGCACCAAGCTCGATGAGCCGTCGATCACCTCCAACCGCAGCGGCAACTCGTGGAGCGCGACCCTGGCCCAGCCGATCTTCCGCGCCGACCGCTGGTTCCAGCTGCAGGCCGCCGAGGCCGTGAACGAACAAGCCGCGCTGGAGCTGTCGGCCACCGAGCAGAACCTCATCCTGCAAACCGCCGAGAACTACTTCAGCGTGCTGCGCGCCCAGGACAACCTGGCTTCGACCAAGGCAGAAGAGGCTGCCTTCAAGCGCCAGCTGGACCAGTCCAACGAACGCTTCGACGTGGGCCTGTCAGACAAGACCGACGTGCTGCAGTCCCAGGCCAGCTACGACACCGCCCGGGCCAACCGGATCATCGCCGAGCGCCAGGTGCAGGATGCGTTCGAAGCATTGATTACCCTGACCAACCGCCAATACAGCTCGATCCAGGGCGTGGTGCATACCCTGCCGGTGCAAGTGCCGACCCCCAACGACGCCAAGGCCTGGGTCGAAACTGCCGGGCGCCAGAACCTCAACCTGCTGGCCACCAATCACGCCGTCACCGCTGCCGAAGAAACCCTGCGCCAGCGCAAGGCCGGCCATGCACCGACCCTGGATGCAGTGGCCAAATATCAAAAGGGCGACAACGACAACCTGGGCTTCACCAACCCGTCGGCAAATGGTGTGCGCTACGGCGGCGACGTGGAACAGACCAGCGTCGGCCTGCAGTTGAACATCCCGATCTACAGCGGCGGGCTGACCAGCTCGCAGGTGCGCGAGGCCTATGCACGGCTGAGCCAGAGCGAGCAGCAGCGCGAAAGCCTGCGCCGCCAGGTGGTGGAAAACACCCGCAACCTGCACCGCGCGGTGAACACCGATGTGGAGCAGGTGCAGGCGCGCAAGCAGTCGATCATCTCCAACCAGAGCGCGCTGGAGGCCACCGAGATCGGCTACCAGGTGGGTACCCGCAACATCGTCGACGTGCTCGATGCCCAGCGCCAGCTGTACACCTCGGTGCGCGACTACAACAACAGCCGCTATGACTACATTCTCGACAACCTGCGCCTGAAGCAGGCCGCCGGCACCTTGAGCCCGCAGGACCTGCAAGACCTGGGGCGTTACCTGAAGGCCGACTACAACCCCGACAAGGACTTCCTGCCACCGGACCTGGCGGCCGCGGCGGCGAAGAATTTCGAACGTAGGCCTTGA
- a CDS encoding NAD(P)/FAD-dependent oxidoreductase — MPSAISTDVLIVGAGVAGLWLNARLRRLGYSTVLVERATLGGEQTIKSQGIIHGGTKYALHGALTGASEAIADMPRRWREALAGSGELDLSGTRLLSDAHYLWSPGTLAGNLTSFFASKAVRGRVDQVKGEQLPPALQDRAFKGKVYRLAELVIDVPSLLANLAQLAGDSLLAGERIEPLREGGELVGLVVDGREIRAQRIVLSAGGGTEGLLQALGLSQPAMQRRPLHMVLAKGPNLKPLYAHCLGGGPKPRITVTTHPAADGQWVWYLGGDLAEAEGVARDPAAQIAAAQKEVAGLLPWVDQSLVRWATLRVDRAEPAQSGLVRPDNAFLAEQQRLLVGWPTKLALAPDFADRVLASFERDGIHPAAQTDLAGLPRPPLGVPAWEQLLP, encoded by the coding sequence ATGCCATCCGCCATTTCCACTGACGTGCTGATCGTCGGCGCCGGGGTCGCAGGCCTCTGGCTCAACGCCCGCCTGCGTCGCCTGGGCTACTCGACGGTACTGGTGGAGCGCGCGACCCTCGGTGGCGAGCAGACCATCAAGTCCCAGGGCATCATCCACGGCGGCACCAAGTACGCCCTGCACGGCGCCCTGACCGGCGCCTCCGAGGCCATCGCCGACATGCCGCGGCGCTGGCGCGAAGCGCTGGCCGGCAGCGGCGAGCTCGACCTCAGCGGCACCCGCCTGCTGTCCGACGCCCATTACCTGTGGAGCCCCGGCACCCTGGCCGGCAACCTCACCAGCTTCTTCGCCAGCAAGGCCGTGCGCGGCCGGGTCGATCAGGTCAAGGGCGAGCAACTGCCCCCTGCCCTGCAGGACCGGGCCTTCAAAGGCAAGGTGTATCGCTTGGCCGAGCTGGTCATCGATGTGCCCAGCCTGCTGGCCAACCTGGCGCAACTGGCCGGTGACAGCCTGCTGGCCGGCGAACGTATCGAACCGCTGCGCGAAGGTGGTGAACTGGTCGGCCTGGTGGTGGACGGGCGCGAGATTCGTGCCCAGCGCATAGTGCTCAGCGCCGGCGGCGGCACCGAAGGCCTGCTGCAGGCCCTGGGCCTGAGCCAGCCAGCCATGCAGCGCCGGCCACTGCACATGGTCCTGGCCAAGGGCCCCAACCTCAAGCCGTTGTACGCCCACTGCCTGGGCGGCGGGCCAAAGCCGCGCATCACCGTGACCACCCACCCGGCGGCCGATGGCCAGTGGGTGTGGTACCTGGGCGGCGACCTGGCCGAAGCCGAGGGCGTAGCCCGTGACCCGGCCGCGCAAATCGCCGCCGCGCAAAAAGAAGTCGCCGGCCTGCTGCCCTGGGTCGACCAGAGCCTGGTGCGCTGGGCCACCCTGCGGGTTGACCGTGCCGAGCCCGCGCAATCGGGCCTGGTGCGCCCCGACAACGCCTTCCTGGCCGAACAACAGCGCCTGCTGGTGGGCTGGCCGACCAAGCTGGCCCTGGCCCCGGACTTCGCCGACCGCGTGCTGGCCAGCTTCGAGCGCGACGGTATCCACCCCGCAGCCCAAACCGACCTCGCCGGCCTGCCCCGCCCGCCGCTGGGCGTGCCGGCCTGGGAGCAACTGCTGCCATGA
- a CDS encoding LysR family transcriptional regulator, whose translation MTEHWSLEHLRLFVRTAELRSFSAVAREQRKAQSAVSSAIALLEADLGVTLFERSSGRQPQLTESGAALLEDAREVLRQCERLDGRALALMRGQEALLRVAQDEAMPYQPVIDSLDELAERYPYLEVQLASGAQGDVARKLVERRADLGLFFHHESIPASLERRALGSVEMVTVCAIDHPLAHLAKVSRQQLARHRQLLITPQQSGYPGGEAISPQVWRADSFYAMAELLMRGLGWAWLPRHVVQYPTYQTQMVELDSEWRPPALVAELAWRRDEPLGPAAQWLAERFAVHLRAIG comes from the coding sequence ATGACCGAACACTGGAGCCTCGAACACCTGCGCTTGTTCGTGCGCACTGCCGAACTGCGCTCGTTCTCTGCCGTGGCCCGCGAGCAGCGCAAGGCGCAGTCGGCGGTGAGCAGCGCCATCGCGCTGCTGGAGGCGGACCTGGGGGTGACCTTGTTCGAGCGCAGCAGTGGCCGCCAGCCGCAACTGACAGAAAGTGGCGCCGCCCTGCTGGAAGACGCCCGCGAAGTGCTGCGTCAGTGCGAGCGCCTGGATGGCCGGGCGCTCGCACTGATGCGCGGCCAGGAGGCGCTGCTGCGGGTGGCCCAGGATGAAGCCATGCCCTACCAGCCGGTGATCGACAGCCTCGACGAGTTGGCCGAGCGCTACCCCTACCTCGAGGTGCAACTGGCCAGCGGCGCCCAGGGTGATGTGGCGCGCAAACTGGTGGAGCGGCGCGCCGACCTGGGTCTGTTCTTCCACCACGAAAGCATCCCGGCTTCGCTGGAGCGGCGCGCCCTGGGCAGTGTCGAGATGGTCACGGTGTGCGCCATCGACCACCCGCTGGCGCACCTGGCCAAGGTCAGCCGGCAACAGCTGGCGCGCCACCGGCAACTGCTGATCACGCCGCAACAGAGTGGCTACCCCGGTGGTGAGGCGATCAGCCCGCAGGTGTGGCGCGCCGACAGCTTCTACGCCATGGCCGAATTGCTGATGCGTGGCCTGGGCTGGGCCTGGCTGCCGCGTCATGTGGTGCAGTACCCCACCTATCAGACGCAAATGGTCGAACTGGACAGCGAATGGCGCCCGCCGGCGCTGGTGGCCGAGCTTGCCTGGCGCCGCGACGAGCCGCTGGGCCCAGCCGCGCAATGGCTGGCCGAGCGCTTTGCGGTGCACCTGCGCGCGATCGGGTAA
- the waaA gene encoding lipid IV(A) 3-deoxy-D-manno-octulosonic acid transferase: protein MNRTLYTLLFHLGLPLVALRLYLRGRKAPAYRARIAERFACKLAPMRQGGIWVHAVSVGESIAAAPMVRALLKQYPDLPITLTCMTPTGSERIRAMFQGEPRVQHCYLPYDLPWAAGRFLDHVRPKLGVIMETELWPNHIHQCAKRGIPVALANARLSERSARGYARFAGLTRPMLEEMSLIAVQTETEAERFRSLGARPECVQVTGSIKFDLKLDDELLPRARQLREQWGASQRPVWIAASTHDGEDAQVLEAHRRLLEVHSDALLILVPRHPERFNAVHALCAEQFATVRRSAGDAVAAQTQVLLGDTMGELLFLYALADIAFVGGSLVATGGHNPLEPAALALPVIMGPQVFNFLEISAMLRDAGALRQVDDAEGLAGEVRRLVELPQDARRMGEAGRAVMQANQGALQRLLDGLAALIR from the coding sequence ATGAACAGAACCCTCTATACCCTGCTGTTTCACCTGGGCCTGCCGCTGGTCGCGCTGCGCCTGTACCTGCGCGGGCGCAAGGCGCCGGCTTATCGTGCACGCATCGCCGAGCGTTTCGCCTGCAAGTTGGCGCCGATGCGCCAGGGCGGTATCTGGGTGCATGCCGTGTCGGTGGGCGAGAGCATTGCCGCTGCTCCCATGGTGCGGGCGCTGCTCAAGCAGTATCCGGACCTGCCGATCACCCTGACCTGCATGACCCCGACCGGCTCGGAACGTATCCGTGCGATGTTCCAGGGCGAGCCGCGGGTACAGCACTGCTACCTGCCCTATGACCTGCCGTGGGCGGCGGGGCGCTTTCTCGACCATGTGCGTCCGAAGCTCGGCGTGATCATGGAAACCGAACTTTGGCCGAACCACATTCATCAGTGCGCCAAGCGGGGTATTCCGGTGGCGCTCGCCAACGCACGGCTTTCCGAGCGCTCGGCCCGTGGCTACGCGCGCTTTGCCGGGCTGACCCGGCCGATGCTCGAAGAAATGAGCCTGATAGCCGTGCAGACTGAGACAGAGGCCGAGCGCTTCCGCAGCCTGGGCGCGCGCCCTGAATGCGTGCAGGTGACCGGTTCGATCAAGTTCGACTTGAAGTTGGACGATGAGCTGTTGCCCCGTGCCCGCCAGCTGCGCGAGCAGTGGGGGGCGAGCCAGCGCCCGGTGTGGATTGCCGCCAGCACCCACGATGGCGAGGATGCGCAGGTGCTCGAGGCCCATCGTCGCTTGCTCGAGGTGCACAGTGATGCGCTGCTGATTCTGGTGCCGCGCCACCCTGAGCGTTTCAACGCGGTGCATGCCCTGTGCGCCGAACAGTTCGCCACGGTGCGCCGCTCTGCCGGCGATGCCGTTGCTGCACAAACCCAGGTTTTGCTGGGCGACACCATGGGTGAGCTGCTGTTTCTCTATGCCTTGGCCGACATCGCCTTCGTCGGTGGCAGCCTGGTGGCCACCGGCGGGCACAACCCGCTGGAGCCGGCAGCGCTGGCTTTGCCGGTGATCATGGGGCCACAGGTGTTCAACTTCCTCGAAATCAGCGCGATGTTGCGCGATGCGGGGGCGTTGCGGCAGGTGGACGATGCCGAAGGGCTGGCCGGCGAAGTGCGCCGGCTGGTGGAACTGCCCCAGGATGCCCGGCGCATGGGCGAGGCGGGCAGGGCGGTGATGCAGGCCAACCAAGGGGCGTTGCAGCGGTTGCTGGATGGGTTGGCTGCGCTGATCCGCTGA
- a CDS encoding metal ABC transporter ATPase, with translation MPRTLIRKNPSNFKTLPLHVEASADGLTYQSIGVPQNFAQTLQRRKAIQLPDTQRFVVELANLGVSVRLTLTWQGRDYWVLVRQRRQDRGDVVLKLISGYVPAHELNLPLLTAIQEVAEECLLETLEGWLGGRFNDTWLPTPYAAALHYRETPPFVLTPQSGAARPVHCANLMLMERPRAYVHLPTASLQLIYDLRLQVPREAKPLSLFHVDERLESGQLVARLDRKRPDLYLMPLQDGQPLAELYTLKKDQLVPASTRGLWLAESFARQDGWVVREERVRWKDWLKQQGLVQQKREPVGHLQRFSDKAKALLERALHK, from the coding sequence GTGCCGCGTACGCTGATCCGCAAGAACCCGAGCAACTTCAAAACCCTGCCCCTGCACGTCGAGGCCAGCGCCGATGGCCTCACCTACCAGAGCATCGGCGTGCCGCAGAACTTCGCCCAGACCCTGCAACGGCGCAAGGCCATCCAGCTGCCAGACACCCAACGCTTCGTGGTCGAGTTGGCCAACCTGGGGGTGTCGGTGCGCCTCACCCTCACCTGGCAGGGCCGCGACTACTGGGTACTAGTGCGCCAGCGCCGGCAGGACCGCGGCGACGTGGTGCTCAAGTTGATCTCCGGCTACGTGCCGGCCCACGAGCTGAACCTGCCGCTGCTCACCGCCATTCAGGAGGTGGCCGAGGAATGCTTGCTGGAAACCCTCGAAGGCTGGCTGGGCGGGCGTTTCAACGACACCTGGCTGCCGACGCCCTACGCCGCCGCCCTGCACTACCGCGAAACCCCGCCCTTCGTGCTGACGCCGCAATCGGGCGCCGCGCGCCCGGTGCACTGCGCCAACCTGATGCTGATGGAGCGCCCGCGCGCCTACGTTCACCTACCCACCGCCTCGCTGCAACTGATCTACGACCTGCGCCTGCAGGTGCCGCGGGAGGCCAAGCCACTGAGCCTGTTCCATGTCGATGAACGGCTTGAAAGCGGGCAACTGGTGGCCCGACTGGACCGCAAGCGCCCCGACCTGTACCTGATGCCGTTACAGGACGGCCAACCGCTGGCCGAGCTGTACACCCTGAAGAAGGACCAGCTGGTGCCGGCGAGCACCCGCGGGCTATGGCTGGCCGAAAGCTTCGCCCGCCAGGATGGCTGGGTGGTACGTGAAGAGCGGGTACGCTGGAAGGACTGGCTGAAGCAGCAGGGGCTGGTGCAGCAGAAGCGTGAGCCAGTGGGCCACCTGCAACGCTTCAGTGACAAGGCCAAGGCGTTGCTGGAGCGGGCTCTGCACAAGTAG
- the hldE gene encoding bifunctional D-glycero-beta-D-manno-heptose-7-phosphate kinase/D-glycero-beta-D-manno-heptose 1-phosphate adenylyltransferase HldE — MKLSMPRFDQAPVLVVGDVMLDRYWHGGTSRISPEAPVPVVKVDQIEDRPGGAANVALNIAALGAPAALVGVTGQDEAADSLANSLQAAGVRSIFQRIAHQPTIVKLRVMSRHQQLLRIDFEEPFATDPLSLGAEVDGLLEGVKVLVLSDYGKGALKNHQSLIEAARAKGIPVLADPKGKDFSIYRGASLITPNLSEFETIVGRCADEAELVAKGLKLLEELDLGALLVTRGEHGMTLLRSGHPAFHLPARAREVFDVTGAGDTVISTLAAAIAAGEDLPHAVALANLAAGIVVGKLGTAAISAPELRRAIQREEGSERGVLGLEQLLLAIDDARAHNEKIVFTNGCFDILHAGHVTYLEQARAQGDRLIVAINDDASVSRLKGPGRPINSVDRRMAVLAGLGAVDWVISFPEDTPENLLRQVKPDVLVKGGDYGIDQVVGADIVKAYGGTVKVLGLVENSSTTAIVEKIRKH; from the coding sequence ATGAAGTTGTCCATGCCGCGTTTCGATCAAGCTCCGGTACTGGTGGTCGGCGATGTCATGCTCGACCGCTACTGGCATGGCGGTACTTCACGTATTTCGCCTGAAGCCCCGGTGCCAGTGGTCAAGGTCGACCAGATCGAAGACCGCCCGGGTGGCGCGGCCAACGTCGCGCTCAACATCGCTGCATTGGGAGCGCCGGCCGCGTTGGTCGGTGTCACCGGCCAGGACGAAGCTGCCGACAGCCTGGCCAATAGCCTGCAGGCTGCCGGTGTACGTTCGATCTTTCAACGCATTGCCCACCAGCCGACCATCGTCAAGCTGCGGGTCATGAGCCGCCACCAGCAACTGCTGCGCATCGACTTCGAAGAGCCCTTCGCCACCGACCCGCTGTCGTTGGGCGCGGAGGTCGACGGCCTGCTCGAAGGTGTCAAGGTGCTGGTGCTGTCCGACTACGGCAAGGGCGCGTTGAAGAACCACCAGTCGCTGATCGAGGCGGCCCGCGCCAAGGGCATCCCGGTACTGGCCGACCCCAAGGGCAAGGATTTCTCCATCTACCGTGGCGCCAGCCTGATCACTCCTAACCTCAGCGAATTCGAGACCATCGTCGGCCGCTGCGCGGACGAGGCCGAGCTGGTGGCCAAAGGCCTCAAGCTGCTCGAAGAACTCGACCTGGGTGCGCTGCTGGTGACCCGCGGCGAGCACGGCATGACCTTGCTGCGCAGCGGCCACCCGGCGTTCCACCTGCCGGCCCGGGCCCGCGAAGTGTTCGATGTCACCGGTGCCGGCGATACGGTCATTTCCACCCTGGCCGCCGCCATCGCCGCTGGCGAGGACCTGCCCCACGCCGTAGCCCTGGCCAACCTGGCTGCCGGCATCGTGGTCGGCAAGCTGGGAACCGCGGCCATCAGCGCCCCTGAGCTGCGCCGCGCCATCCAGCGCGAAGAGGGCTCCGAGCGCGGGGTACTGGGCCTGGAGCAACTGCTGCTGGCCATCGACGATGCCCGTGCGCACAACGAAAAGATCGTCTTCACCAATGGCTGCTTCGACATTCTGCATGCCGGCCACGTGACTTATCTGGAACAGGCTCGTGCCCAGGGTGACCGCCTGATCGTTGCGATCAATGACGACGCCTCGGTCAGCCGCCTGAAAGGGCCGGGCCGGCCGATCAACAGCGTCGACCGGCGCATGGCCGTGCTGGCTGGCCTGGGCGCGGTGGATTGGGTCATCAGCTTCCCTGAAGATACCCCCGAGAACCTGTTGCGCCAGGTCAAGCCGGATGTACTGGTGAAGGGCGGTGACTACGGCATCGACCAGGTGGTCGGAGCCGATATCGTCAAAGCTTACGGCGGCACCGTGAAGGTGCTGGGGCTGGTGGAAAACAGCTCGACCACGGCAATCGTCGAGAAGATTCGCAAGCACTGA
- the msbA gene encoding lipid A export permease/ATP-binding protein MsbA: MTESSGSSSPSSLKIYFRLLGYVRPYVGLFLLSIVGFLIFASTQPMLGYILKYFVDGLSNPEASLFPNVPYLRDMQLLHTVPVLIILIAAWQGLGSYLGNYFLAKVSLGLVHDLRVQLFNNLLTLPNRYFDQNNSGHLISRITFNVTMVTGAATDAIKVVIREGMTVVFLFGSLLLMNWRLTLVMVAILPLIAVMVGTASKKFRKQSKKIQVAMGDVTHVASETIQGYRVVRSFGGEVYESQRFLKASQSNTDKQLRMTRTGAIYTPMLQLVIYTAMAVLMFLVLYLRGDSSAGDMVAYITLAGLLPKPIRQLSEVSSTIQKGVAGAESIFEQLDEEQEVDKGTVERDSLSGRLEVRNLSFTYPGTERQVLDDINFSVEPGQMVALVGRSGSGKSTLAALIPRFYHHSTGEILLDGIEVEDFKLLNLRRHIAQVNQHVTLFSDTIANNIAYGDLAGAPREAIEAAAEAAYAKDFVQQLPHGFDTQVGENGVLLSGGQRQRLAIARALLKDAPLLILDEATSALDTESERHIQAALDQVMKGRTTLVIAHRLSTIEKADMILVMDQGRIVERGNHAQLMAQNGYYARLHALGLDEPGTADLT, encoded by the coding sequence ATGACCGAATCCAGTGGCTCCTCCAGCCCATCGAGCCTGAAGATCTACTTCCGCCTGCTTGGCTACGTGCGGCCTTATGTCGGCCTGTTCCTGCTGAGTATCGTGGGCTTTCTGATCTTCGCCTCGACCCAGCCGATGCTCGGCTACATCCTCAAGTATTTTGTCGACGGCCTGTCCAACCCTGAGGCCAGCCTGTTCCCCAACGTGCCTTACCTGCGCGACATGCAACTGCTGCACACGGTGCCGGTGCTGATCATCCTGATTGCGGCCTGGCAGGGGCTGGGCTCGTACCTGGGCAACTACTTCCTGGCCAAGGTTTCCCTCGGCCTGGTTCACGACTTGCGGGTACAGCTGTTCAACAACCTGCTGACGCTGCCCAACCGCTACTTCGACCAGAACAACTCCGGGCACCTGATCTCGCGCATCACCTTCAACGTCACCATGGTCACAGGTGCGGCCACCGATGCGATCAAGGTGGTGATCCGCGAAGGCATGACCGTGGTGTTCCTGTTCGGCTCGCTGCTGCTGATGAACTGGCGCCTGACCCTGGTGATGGTCGCCATCTTGCCGTTGATCGCCGTGATGGTCGGTACTGCAAGCAAGAAGTTTCGCAAGCAAAGCAAGAAGATCCAGGTGGCCATGGGCGACGTTACCCACGTTGCTTCCGAAACCATCCAGGGTTATCGCGTGGTGCGCAGCTTCGGCGGTGAGGTGTACGAAAGCCAGCGCTTCCTCAAGGCCAGCCAGAGCAACACCGACAAGCAACTGCGCATGACCCGCACTGGCGCTATCTATACGCCGATGCTGCAGTTGGTGATCTACACCGCCATGGCCGTGTTGATGTTCCTGGTGCTGTACCTTCGCGGTGATTCTTCGGCCGGCGACATGGTGGCCTACATCACCCTGGCCGGCCTGCTGCCCAAGCCGATCCGCCAGTTGTCCGAGGTCAGCTCGACCATCCAGAAGGGCGTTGCCGGTGCCGAGAGCATCTTCGAGCAACTGGACGAGGAGCAGGAAGTCGACAAAGGCACCGTCGAGCGTGATTCGCTCAGTGGCCGCCTGGAGGTGCGTAACCTCAGCTTCACCTACCCGGGTACCGAGCGCCAGGTGCTCGATGACATCAACTTCAGCGTCGAGCCCGGGCAGATGGTCGCCCTGGTGGGGCGATCGGGCAGTGGCAAATCCACCCTGGCTGCATTGATCCCGCGCTTCTACCACCACAGTACGGGCGAGATCCTGCTGGACGGCATCGAGGTCGAAGACTTCAAGCTGCTCAACCTGCGCCGGCACATCGCCCAGGTGAACCAGCACGTTACCCTGTTCAGTGACACCATCGCCAACAACATCGCCTACGGCGACCTGGCCGGTGCGCCGCGCGAGGCCATCGAGGCCGCTGCAGAAGCCGCCTATGCCAAGGACTTCGTGCAACAGTTGCCCCACGGCTTCGATACCCAGGTCGGCGAGAACGGGGTGCTGCTGTCCGGCGGCCAGCGCCAGCGCCTGGCGATTGCCCGTGCACTGCTCAAGGATGCGCCGCTGCTGATTCTCGACGAGGCCACCTCGGCGCTGGATACCGAGTCCGAGCGGCATATCCAGGCAGCCTTGGACCAGGTCATGAAAGGCCGCACCACCTTGGTGATCGCTCACCGGCTGTCGACCATCGAGAAAGCCGACATGATCCTGGTGATGGACCAGGGTCGTATCGTCGAGCGCGGCAACCATGCCCAGCTGATGGCGCAGAACGGCTACTATGCCCGCCTGCACGCCCTGGGCCTGGACGAGCCAGGCACTGCCGACCTCACCTGA